The following coding sequences lie in one Rutidosis leptorrhynchoides isolate AG116_Rl617_1_P2 chromosome 6, CSIRO_AGI_Rlap_v1, whole genome shotgun sequence genomic window:
- the LOC139854670 gene encoding uncharacterized protein, translating into MDKTPYEVLNGRKPTVNHLRVFGCKCFILNKKEYLTKFEPKAYKGVFLGYSLEGKAYRVLNKYTNVIEESLDVTFDETPPRKTKPLVDDDVVEQEAIMINTTQNDSNEVEETNEKEYHLVDDHSKDNLELTTDLKHIKDHPVEQVIGDINTRTTRS; encoded by the coding sequence ATGGATAAGACACCTtatgaagttctaaacggtaggaaaccCACCGTAAATCACCTTAGGGTATTTGGGTGCAAGTGTTTCATCTTAAATAAAAAGGAATATCTCACGAAATTTGAACCTAAAGCCTATAAAGGAGTATTCCTAGGATATTCATTAGAAGGTAAGGCCTATAGAGTTCTAAATAAATACACAAATGTCATAGAGGAATCATTAGATGTCACATTCGATGAAACTCCTCCCCGTAAGACCAAACCACTAGTGGATGATGATGTGGTTGAACAAGAAGCCATAATGATAAACACAACCCAAAATGATTCCAACGAAGTCGAAGAAACAAATGAGAAAGAATATCATTTGGTAGACGACCATAGTAAAGATAACCTAGAGCTCACAACCGACCTTAAACATATTAAGGATCATCCAGTAGAACAAGTCATAGGAGATATCAATACTAGAACCACACGATCATAA